Below is a genomic region from Miscanthus floridulus cultivar M001 chromosome 1, ASM1932011v1, whole genome shotgun sequence.
ggcccttgatCCGGAGCGCGCCGCCCTGGAGTCGGCGGagaaggccctggaggtggagcggagggcccggtcggaggcgGATCGAGAGATGCGCGCGCTCCGGGGCCGGGTGATGGAGACggaggacgcgagtgcccggCTGCGTGAGCAGGTGGCCCAGCTGCGCGAGCAGGTGGCTCGGCAAGCGGAGGATCTTTCCACCCTTGAGGCTTCTCACGTCggtatgtcccctttttgttttttgttgtgttggcttttccctcagcctgtttctgagctcgtTGCTCTTCTCGCAGAGCTGGGCGGAAAAGTCGAGGTgctggagcgggacctggagacgaCCAAGGCGACGCTTGGCTGGCGtacggaggagctggccaagtcccgtgaggagcgtcgtgctcttgagggggatctcgaccagatccgcaatgttgcccagcATGTCGTTTCGAAGATCTTTGGGTCAGCGCCGAGCACCAGCGCACCcgccgtccagctggcggaggtcccggggGAGGTCCGGGATCTCATCAGATCCGGGCTGTTGTACGGAGCGTCGGGGGTGCAGGGTGCTGACCGCGGTGGGGACGCACCATCCGCACTTGGACTTCGCCACCATATGTAGCGGATACGCTGAAGGCATGAGCATGGCGGACATCCAGTCGATCGGGGAgcgcttgctgccgcacgcgcggtcggtggcagatcaagtctccgccgagtgggtgatggacgtccgtcGTGAAGACCTGGCCAAAAGCGCGCGTGGAGAGGATGCTGCAGAGCTCTCGGATGGTGAggagcctgggtcggaggtgAATGTCGCCTCGGTTTTGGTCGAGCCGGATGCCGTGCCGTCGGGAagtgagcagcctgcgccttcgtCGGTTGCATCGTCGTCGGATGTCGCCGGGTCGTcccagtagcatgtaaaaatataatagtagttagtaaatgtaggaagttttaagttcgtggggaagcccccgtgtaagacgtttcgtggtgtgttttaatgactgcaattggttttttgcttttgtaatggagttgctccgttcggggaagcttgttccctttcgttcctaaGTTTTCCCttggcataattttgttttaaatttctttctatctcgtacctgcctgtttgttccgtaggtcataactttgcgagcccggggcgtggcccgcgaggctcggccggtcgtagccgtaggaaaaggcggggtgcgatcagtcggaatgttctaaagcaaagtcacgtaaggtaaaacaaaggaacgaactacccttttattcaggtaggaaggagtttctttatacaaaagcaaaaaggtacttaaggtaaaaacaacaacaaaggggtagtagagccccctggtggagcccccgagtgctccGAGCCGaacagtgttcgggtcggggtgctcttgtaggagcgttcgctaagtaaggtaagactaaaacttaggaaaagaagaaaagatatagctgttccaaggtccacggagagggcatcgtcgtcgtcgtccttcagtcggtgcttccccgtcttcttcctcctttggcctgccagcctacctcagcaggcgcttgaggagctagcagtccttgtagagatggttgacgggatagttgtggttggtgcacgggctctccatgagctcgtgaaagtggcccggagggtcttgcCGGGGCTGAGTGCCCCCGTAATCTGCCGCGGCGGCCAACGCGGAGTTCGCCGAGCACgttggtgcagttggtggctgatgcggccactgtcgtcgtagatcctccctgtgctcacgtgtgagctGGGGGGTCTCCGCGTGAGGACCCGGCGGGGCGTGGGTCCggaaggactccgttacccctagcGGCTGTTCCGAGGCATCCGCCGCAACGTACTCCTGGgaccgacggtggctaggcgccacgtcaccgatgctggagccgtcactcccgacgtcgtcatccatgatgtcgaggaaacaggtgggagaatagctcgccatccccacgaactcagacgtgagagggtgcggtgccagcaccttttggagtcccggggcgtatgcgtccgtggaagacgcaaggccataggggaaccggtcgtatggcggctgcgatggggacaacggtaacccaccgggtatttggcggaagatagagcGTCGTAAGTAAacaacagcatgtatattactcacagcggggtttgagcagagagtttgctcggaatgaagcgcagatgccgcgccgtcgaagttgcgcgtcccggagtcgatggaggacgtccctccgacggtgccgggtcgcgagcctcctcgcggaggtggagtacgccaagccggtcggcgacgaagtccaggctccagaagcggaaggcctggaatggctcgaaggcgggtggaacccgcatctcggcgggc
It encodes:
- the LOC136551386 gene encoding uncharacterized protein — encoded protein: MAELERRAESACRESRDRAAEATAARAEGQRAEERATAAERGLEAARARQAETEADLRAFLANTEVALQEALAALDPERAALESAEKALEVERRARSEADREMRALRGRVMETEDASARLREQVAQLREQVARQAEDLSTLEASHVELGGKVEVLERDLETTKATLGWRTEELAKSREERRALEGDLDQIRNVAQHVVSKIFGSAPSTSAPAVQLAEVPGEVRDLIRSGLLYGASGVQGADRGGDAPSALGLRHHM